The Nodosilinea sp. PGN35 genome includes a region encoding these proteins:
- the moeB gene encoding molybdopterin-synthase adenylyltransferase MoeB has product MLNPNLDDIQLNKEEYERYSRHIILPEVGLDGQKKLKAASVLCVGTGGLGSPLLLYLAAAGIGRIGIVDFDVVDQSNLHRQVIHSESWVGKPKIESAKSRILEINPHCQVDLYETRLSAENALGIFEPYDVVVDGTDNFPTRYLVNDACVLLGKPNVYGSIFRFEGQATVFNYQDGPNYRDLYPEPPPPGLVPSCAEGGVLGVLPGIIGVIQANETIKVILGTGKTLSGRLLLYNALDMTFRELKLRPNPVRPVIEKLIDYDEFCGIPQARMEAEKELAEITEMTVSELKQVLDSGDDNVLLLDVRNPNEYEIARIPGSVLVPLPDIENGDGVDKVKSLLNGHRLIVHCKMGGRSAKALGILKQHGIEGTNVKGGITAWSKEVDASVPEY; this is encoded by the coding sequence ATGCTCAACCCAAACCTGGACGACATTCAGCTCAATAAAGAGGAGTACGAGCGCTACTCCCGCCACATCATTCTGCCGGAGGTGGGCCTCGACGGGCAGAAAAAGCTCAAGGCCGCCAGCGTGCTCTGTGTGGGTACCGGAGGCCTGGGTTCGCCGCTGCTGCTGTATCTGGCCGCCGCAGGCATTGGCCGCATCGGCATCGTCGATTTTGACGTGGTCGATCAGTCCAACCTGCACCGCCAAGTCATCCACAGCGAGTCTTGGGTGGGCAAACCCAAAATTGAGTCCGCCAAGAGCCGCATTCTCGAGATCAACCCCCACTGTCAGGTAGACCTTTACGAAACCCGCCTCAGCGCCGAGAACGCCCTGGGCATCTTTGAGCCCTACGATGTAGTGGTCGACGGCACCGACAACTTCCCCACCCGCTACCTGGTCAACGACGCCTGCGTACTGCTGGGCAAGCCCAACGTCTACGGCTCGATCTTTCGCTTTGAGGGCCAGGCTACGGTGTTCAACTACCAGGATGGCCCCAACTACCGCGACCTCTACCCCGAGCCGCCCCCGCCGGGGCTGGTGCCCTCCTGCGCCGAGGGCGGCGTGCTGGGGGTGCTGCCGGGCATCATCGGCGTGATCCAGGCCAACGAAACCATTAAGGTGATCCTGGGCACGGGCAAGACCCTCAGCGGTCGCCTGCTGCTCTACAACGCCCTGGATATGACCTTCCGAGAGCTGAAGCTGCGCCCCAACCCGGTGCGCCCTGTGATCGAAAAACTGATCGACTACGACGAGTTTTGCGGCATTCCCCAGGCGCGTATGGAGGCAGAGAAAGAGTTGGCTGAAATCACCGAAATGACTGTGTCCGAGCTGAAGCAGGTGCTGGATAGCGGCGATGACAATGTGCTGCTGCTCGACGTGCGCAACCCCAACGAGTACGAGATCGCCCGCATCCCCGGCTCTGTGCTGGTGCCCCTGCCCGACATCGAAAATGGCGACGGCGTTGACAAAGTGAAGTCGCTGCTCAATGGCCATCGGCTGATTGTGCACTGCAAAATGGGCGGGCGATCGGCCAAGGCCCTGGGCATTCTCAAGCAGCACGGCATTGAGGGCACCAATGTCAAAGGCGGCATTACCGCCTGGAGCAAAGAGGTGGATGCTTCGGTACCCGAGTATTAG
- a CDS encoding TolC family protein translates to MLYSYCRCLIPLSLGITLSSWSMAGLAVTESNGSADRNSEVTLAQAESEPLAPPTPALPREREPAAGAVGPRLEPGEEAVPLGIEGATTGSPGSRLGPVLPQSDRPTSQGFETPPDYLNPTLNPLLVPTRPDEVEILGTQPLSLETALDLAYRNSESLRIALLQLERSQAGLRAQRSTLLPTVDLSGGLQTSNQSSSGLGGDATTTSLSSTLRTDYDLGLSGERSARIRAAERQVRVSELQVEQTREDLRLNTTTDYYAVQEAIEQIRINQAFLEAAERNLRDTQLREEVGVGTRFDVLQAEVQVANARQTLTQAISQRQIAQRQLARRLNIQPSIDLTTLAVNIAGAWPLSLEESIVLAFQNRAELEQFLVEREFNDAQRQASLAAIRPSVGVFAQYGVQSLLRSSAGAPSSIDDGFSVGAQLNWRLFDGGAARALADQSAIDIQTDESEFESTRNDVRVQVEEAYYTLVANQSNIDTASVALNQAEEALELANLRFNAGVGTQLEVINAIRDLTEAQGNLVTAVLDYNRALARLERSVSSLESPALDGSVDE, encoded by the coding sequence ATGCTTTATTCCTACTGTCGCTGCCTGATACCGCTAAGCCTGGGCATTACCCTATCGAGCTGGTCTATGGCCGGGTTGGCTGTCACCGAATCCAATGGCTCAGCCGACCGCAATTCTGAAGTCACCCTAGCCCAGGCCGAGTCTGAACCCTTAGCGCCGCCGACACCGGCCCTCCCTCGGGAGCGTGAGCCCGCCGCCGGAGCGGTTGGGCCCAGGCTGGAGCCCGGCGAAGAGGCTGTGCCCCTGGGCATTGAGGGGGCCACAACTGGGTCTCCCGGTTCCCGGCTGGGGCCAGTGCTACCCCAGTCCGATCGCCCTACCAGTCAGGGGTTTGAGACGCCACCCGACTACCTCAACCCAACACTCAACCCGCTGCTGGTGCCAACTCGGCCAGACGAAGTAGAAATTTTGGGCACCCAGCCGCTGTCGTTAGAGACGGCTCTGGATCTGGCCTACCGCAACAGTGAGTCCCTGCGCATTGCCCTGCTTCAGCTCGAGCGCAGCCAGGCGGGGCTGCGGGCCCAGCGCTCTACCCTGCTGCCCACGGTAGATCTGAGCGGCGGCCTGCAAACCAGCAATCAGTCTTCGTCGGGCCTGGGCGGCGATGCCACTACCACCAGCCTCAGCAGCACCCTCAGAACTGACTACGATTTGGGCCTCTCAGGGGAGCGATCGGCCCGTATTCGCGCCGCAGAACGCCAGGTGCGTGTCTCCGAACTCCAGGTTGAGCAAACCCGGGAAGATTTGCGGCTCAACACCACCACCGACTACTACGCGGTACAGGAGGCGATCGAGCAAATCCGCATCAATCAGGCTTTTTTAGAGGCCGCTGAGCGCAACCTCCGCGATACGCAACTGCGTGAAGAAGTTGGGGTGGGCACCCGGTTTGACGTGCTGCAAGCTGAGGTGCAGGTGGCCAACGCGCGCCAGACCCTGACTCAGGCCATTAGCCAGCGGCAAATTGCCCAGCGCCAGCTGGCCCGTCGCCTCAATATTCAGCCCTCCATCGACCTCACCACCCTGGCGGTCAACATTGCCGGGGCCTGGCCGCTTTCCCTGGAGGAAAGCATTGTGCTGGCGTTTCAAAACCGGGCCGAACTGGAGCAGTTTCTGGTAGAGCGGGAGTTTAACGACGCCCAGCGCCAGGCCAGTCTGGCGGCGATTCGGCCCAGTGTGGGGGTGTTTGCCCAGTACGGGGTTCAGAGCTTGCTGCGATCGTCGGCAGGGGCGCCATCGAGCATTGATGACGGCTTTTCTGTGGGGGCACAGCTCAACTGGCGGCTGTTCGACGGCGGTGCCGCCCGCGCCCTGGCCGACCAGAGTGCCATCGATATTCAAACCGACGAGTCGGAGTTTGAGAGCACCCGCAACGACGTGCGCGTGCAGGTGGAGGAAGCCTACTACACTCTGGTGGCCAACCAGTCCAATATCGATACCGCATCGGTGGCGCTCAACCAGGCTGAAGAGGCTTTGGAACTGGCCAACCTGCGGTTTAATGCCGGGGTCGGTACCCAGCTGGAGGTAATCAACGCCATTCGCGATCTGACCGAAGCCCAGGGCAATCTGGTGACCGCTGTGCTCGACTACAACCGCGCTCTGGCTCGCCTGGAGCGTTCAGTCAGCAGTCTGGAAAGCCCTGCCCTGGATGGCTCGGTAGATGAGTAA
- a CDS encoding TIGR03279 family radical SAM protein, with the protein MAAPAVRPARITRVLSDSIAEEVGFEPGDALVAINGQKPRDLIDYRFLCADEDLTLEVLDGRGKTHRIAIEKDIDDDLGLEFETALFDGLMQCNNACPFCFIDQQPPGRRGTLYLKDDDYRLSFLYGSYLTLTNLLPQEWERIARMRLSPLYVSVHATEPEVRSRLLKNPRAGQILDQLAWFQAERLQIHAQVVVCPGINDGDRLATTLRDLARFHGGEVPAVASAAVVPVGLTRFRPADDELTPVTQAQAQAVIAQVQAFQAECRQRFGTSFVWLADEWFLIAQQAVPAESHYEDYPQLGNGVGSIRQFLKQFEQSADEYLPQTVSPPRVLTWVVGSAVEHAFRPIVERLNRVEGLTVRLAALASDYWGREMTVTGLLTGHDLLLGLRDRPLGDALLLPTVMLKPSDSGDPSDTLFLDDLSVAEISQRLSCPTIPVDDTDTLVQACCGDLPGPSFGGLQPAAGYWAPS; encoded by the coding sequence ATGGCTGCCCCGGCTGTCCGCCCTGCCCGCATTACCCGCGTGCTGTCCGACTCGATCGCTGAAGAGGTTGGCTTTGAGCCGGGCGATGCCCTGGTGGCCATCAACGGCCAGAAGCCGCGAGATTTAATTGACTATCGCTTTCTCTGCGCCGATGAAGATCTGACCCTGGAGGTGCTCGACGGCCGGGGCAAAACCCACCGCATTGCCATTGAAAAAGACATTGACGACGATCTGGGGCTGGAGTTTGAAACCGCTCTGTTTGACGGCCTGATGCAGTGCAACAACGCCTGCCCCTTTTGCTTTATCGATCAGCAGCCCCCCGGCAGGCGCGGTACGCTCTACCTCAAGGACGACGACTATCGCCTCAGTTTTCTCTACGGCAGCTATCTCACCCTGACCAACCTGCTGCCCCAGGAGTGGGAGCGCATTGCCCGCATGCGGCTATCGCCCCTGTACGTTTCGGTGCACGCAACGGAGCCAGAGGTGCGATCGCGCCTGCTCAAAAACCCTCGGGCCGGGCAGATTCTCGATCAGCTGGCCTGGTTTCAGGCAGAGCGGCTGCAAATTCACGCCCAGGTGGTGGTTTGCCCCGGCATTAACGACGGCGATCGCCTCGCCACCACCCTGCGCGATCTAGCCCGATTCCACGGGGGCGAGGTGCCAGCGGTGGCCTCAGCGGCGGTGGTGCCGGTGGGGCTGACCCGGTTTCGCCCCGCCGATGACGAGCTCACCCCGGTAACCCAGGCCCAGGCCCAGGCGGTAATCGCCCAGGTGCAGGCGTTTCAGGCGGAGTGTCGCCAGCGGTTTGGCACCAGTTTTGTCTGGCTGGCCGACGAGTGGTTTCTGATTGCCCAGCAGGCGGTGCCCGCCGAGAGTCATTACGAAGACTATCCCCAGTTGGGCAACGGCGTCGGATCAATTCGGCAGTTTCTCAAGCAGTTTGAGCAGTCGGCGGATGAGTATCTGCCCCAGACTGTGAGCCCGCCTCGGGTTCTGACCTGGGTGGTGGGCAGCGCGGTGGAGCACGCCTTTCGGCCCATTGTCGAGCGCCTCAACCGGGTCGAGGGCTTGACGGTACGTCTAGCTGCCCTGGCCAGCGACTACTGGGGCCGAGAGATGACGGTGACAGGCCTGCTGACCGGTCACGATCTGCTGCTGGGACTGCGCGATCGCCCCCTGGGGGACGCCCTGCTGCTGCCCACCGTTATGCTTAAGCCCAGCGACTCGGGCGACCCCAGCGACACCCTGTTTTTAGACGACCTGAGCGTTGCCGAAATCAGCCAGCGCCTCAGCTGCCCAACGATTCCCGTAGACGATACCGATACCCTTGTGCAGGCCTGCTGCGGCGATCTGCCTGGGCCAAGCTTTGGCGGTTTACAGCCCGCCGCTGGCTACTGGGCTCCGTCGTGA
- a CDS encoding M67 family metallopeptidase encodes MGLCITFEHYRALTQAAVTSYPSECCGLLVGRRGPVEAVGAAAGDRAVVEVVALKNAWEPALLSYTDGLQEGTVAHSVGDRYYIDPADLLVVQRQARERDLEIIGIYHSHPDHPAVPSECDRALAWPVYSYIILSVVAGHVVELKSWRLDDQHQFQNEPVKMIGSSANKAPFLS; translated from the coding sequence GTGGGTCTCTGCATAACCTTTGAGCATTATCGCGCTCTAACTCAGGCAGCAGTCACCAGCTACCCAAGCGAGTGCTGCGGGCTACTGGTGGGGCGACGGGGGCCGGTTGAAGCCGTCGGTGCGGCAGCAGGCGATCGCGCCGTGGTGGAGGTGGTGGCCTTAAAAAACGCCTGGGAGCCCGCGCTGCTGAGCTACACCGACGGTCTGCAGGAGGGGACTGTGGCCCACAGCGTGGGCGATCGCTACTACATCGACCCAGCCGATCTGCTGGTAGTGCAGCGGCAGGCTCGGGAGCGGGATCTGGAAATCATCGGCATCTACCACTCGCACCCTGACCACCCGGCGGTGCCTTCGGAATGCGATCGCGCCCTGGCCTGGCCCGTCTACTCCTATATCATTCTCTCTGTGGTCGCAGGCCACGTCGTCGAGCTTAAAAGCTGGCGGCTCGACGACCAGCACCAGTTCCAGAACGAGCCTGTGAAAATGATTGGATCATCTGCCAACAAAGCCCCATTCTTGTCCTAA
- a CDS encoding undecaprenyl-diphosphate phosphatase: MSHKLWLSSMNGLVFSLVATVAQIGDPVPAPVMDDMNLFQAVVIGIVQGFTEFLPISSTAHVKMIPVVLGWGDPGVAFTAVIQLGSIAAILWYFWDDLRQVTVDMVKATLAQQYNTSEFRLGFGILLGTVPIVVGGLLIKIFIPDFDNSPLRSSATIATVSIVMALLLALAELLGNHKRTFETLDLRDGLTMGLAQALALIPGVSRSGSTLTAGLFMGLERSTAARFSFLLGVPAITLAGLVELQGLLDGGLGAIGFVPLVGGLLAAVGSSYLAIFWLIRFLKQHSTWLFVWYRLAFGAAILMALATGRMQNI, translated from the coding sequence ATGTCCCATAAATTATGGTTGAGTTCTATGAATGGTCTGGTCTTTAGTCTGGTGGCAACGGTAGCCCAGATCGGCGATCCCGTGCCTGCGCCAGTTATGGATGATATGAATTTGTTTCAGGCGGTGGTGATCGGCATCGTGCAGGGGTTTACCGAGTTTTTGCCCATTAGCAGCACCGCCCACGTCAAGATGATCCCGGTGGTGCTGGGCTGGGGCGACCCAGGGGTAGCGTTTACCGCAGTTATTCAGCTGGGCAGCATTGCCGCTATTCTCTGGTACTTCTGGGACGATCTGCGCCAGGTCACCGTAGACATGGTTAAGGCCACCCTGGCGCAGCAGTACAACACCTCCGAGTTTCGCCTTGGCTTCGGCATTTTGCTCGGCACCGTGCCGATTGTGGTGGGCGGTCTGTTGATCAAGATCTTCATTCCCGATTTTGACAATTCACCGCTGCGCAGCAGTGCCACCATTGCAACGGTATCGATTGTGATGGCGCTGCTGCTGGCGCTGGCAGAACTCCTGGGCAACCACAAACGCACCTTTGAAACCCTGGATCTCCGCGATGGTCTGACGATGGGGTTAGCTCAGGCTCTAGCCCTGATTCCGGGGGTATCGCGCTCGGGCTCAACGCTGACGGCGGGCCTGTTTATGGGGCTGGAGCGATCGACCGCCGCCCGATTTTCATTTTTGCTGGGGGTGCCGGCCATTACCCTGGCCGGGCTGGTGGAGCTGCAGGGCCTGCTCGACGGTGGCCTGGGGGCGATCGGCTTTGTCCCGCTGGTCGGTGGGCTGCTGGCCGCCGTGGGCTCGTCCTACCTGGCAATTTTCTGGCTGATTCGTTTTCTCAAACAGCACAGCACCTGGCTTTTTGTGTGGTATCGCCTGGCCTTTGGGGCGGCGATTCTCATGGCTCTGGCCACCGGAAGAATGCAAAACATCTAA